Below is a window of Alphaproteobacteria bacterium DNA.
CATATCGGGATTCAGCTTTAATTGTTCCACGTGGAACAATTTGGCATGAGCCAAAAATTCCTCAGCGACGATTTTCTCCGCCTCGGCCCATGCCGGTTTTTTATCCAAACTCTCGTAACGTTCGGCGAATTTCCGCGCTTGTAACGGATAATAAGCCATAATTTCCGTCGCGGTGTCGATCGCCGTCAAACCGCCGCCGATCACAACCGCAGGCAAACGGATTTGCAAATTAGCCAGCGAATCTTTTTTACCGGCGCCGGTTAATTGCAGGGCCATCAGAAAATCGGACGCAGCGCGCACACCCTTGGCGAGATTGCCAGGAATATCGAGCAAGGTCGGCTTGCCCGCGCCGAGACACAGCGCGATGTGTTCGAACCCGGCATCGAATGCCTGTTGCACGCCGAGCGTGCCGCCGAACCTGACACCGCCAAATAAATCGAACATCGCGCGGCGCTGTAAAATCAATCGCACAATTTTTAAAAAGTTTTTATCCCAGCGCACCGTGATTCCATATTCCGCCACGCCGCCAAATCCTGCCATCACGCGGTCATCCAGCCGTTCACGCAAAGTTTCTATGTCGCGAATAGGCTCGAACGGAATATTCAGCGGTTCTATTTTCAATCCGTCTATTAAACAAACATAATGCCCGTCATTCAACAAATGATGCGATAGATTTATTCCGGCAGGACCCGCGCCAACCACCAAAATTTTCCGGCTTGTTTCAGGCGCAGGCAAAGGACGCCGTACATTCAAAGGATTCCAGCGAGTCAGCAATGAGTAAATTTCAAAACCCCAGGGCAATGCAAGAACGTCTTTCAACACTCGCGTTTCGATTTGCGGAATATCGACCGGTTCCTGTTTTTGATAAATGCAAGATTTCATACAGTCGTTGCAAATCCGGTGGCCTGTGAGCGCGCACAAAGGGTTGTCGATCGTCACAACACCCAGGCTGCCGATAATATTGCCATGCGATTTCAGCAAATTCATTTCTGAAATTTTTTCTTCGAGCGGACATCCTGCCAGCATCACGCCATGCGGCGATTTCTGAAATTCATTTTTATTTTTCTCGCGCAAGCCCGTCGAGCAGGAATCCTTGCCTTGTTTATGGCACCAGATACAATAATTGGCTTGATCCAGCGCATATTCCAAGTTGCCGCCGGCATCGGTCAATTTAAATCCATCGCGCTGACGCAATTCCGAACGCGGCGATTTCAAAACCATGTACCCATCGCGCATTTCGGTTTCGACAGGAACCAAATTCTGCGGATCTATTTTCTTCGGCAGTTTAAACAAAGCATCTTTTTTATGATGCGTGCGGCCAGCATCGGCAAACAAAGCCCAGCCAGCATATTGTTCCGCCAAAATTAAATTATGTTCATTATTTTTCTCATCCGCCAGCCATGCCAGAATTTCTTCAGCAAATAATAATGGCGAAAACGCAGCACCAAATATTTTTTCCAGCTGCGCGCGCAAAGCATTTCCATCCAACACCCCCGCCGTTTCCGTGTTATATTTTTTGGCGGCCCGGCGTTGCACGAATTGACGCTTGCATTCATATAGCGGCGATAATTGATTATGCTGCGCGCGAAGCGCGGCGATTTCGGCACCAACGCCGAATAAATCGCCAATAAAAGATTCCACCAGCGGCGCCAGCGCGATTATAAATTCCGATTCCGCCAACTTGGTTTCAAATCCATCGCGCCGCGCGGTCATCAATTGATTGAACAGTCCGACATCCGCGCCCTGCAGAAAAGTGCAAAACGCCGCATCCAGGCGGATCAATCCGTCCCGCGCATAAAGATCGGCAAAGGTCAAATTATGGGCCAAATGCAATGACATACCCTTTATCTATAGGCTTTGTGGAAGAATGACAACCAAAACTTCCCTCCCCCCTGTGGGGAGGGTAAGGGTGGGGGTATTGAGATATAAGCCTACCCCCATC
It encodes the following:
- a CDS encoding pyridine nucleotide-disulfide oxidoreductase is translated as MSLHLAHNLTFADLYARDGLIRLDAAFCTFLQGADVGLFNQLMTARRDGFETKLAESEFIIALAPLVESFIGDLFGVGAEIAALRAQHNQLSPLYECKRQFVQRRAAKKYNTETAGVLDGNALRAQLEKIFGAAFSPLLFAEEILAWLADEKNNEHNLILAEQYAGWALFADAGRTHHKKDALFKLPKKIDPQNLVPVETEMRDGYMVLKSPRSELRQRDGFKLTDAGGNLEYALDQANYCIWCHKQGKDSCSTGLREKNKNEFQKSPHGVMLAGCPLEEKISEMNLLKSHGNIIGSLGVVTIDNPLCALTGHRICNDCMKSCIYQKQEPVDIPQIETRVLKDVLALPWGFEIYSLLTRWNPLNVRRPLPAPETSRKILVVGAGPAGINLSHHLLNDGHYVCLIDGLKIEPLNIPFEPIRDIETLRERLDDRVMAGFGGVAEYGITVRWDKNFLKIVRLILQRRAMFDLFGGVRFGGTLGVQQAFDAGFEHIALCLGAGKPTLLDIPGNLAKGVRAASDFLMALQLTGAGKKDSLANLQIRLPAVVIGGGLTAIDTATEIMAYYPLQARKFAERYESLDKKPAWAEAEKIVAEEFLAHAKLFHVEQLKLNPDM